From Enterococcus mundtii, the proteins below share one genomic window:
- a CDS encoding helix-turn-helix domain-containing protein, translated as MNRYELESCIKDVQADVKEFDLADQFVIETGVKPKTVKYTRKTFANISCLISCYASQSKLTPLIKAVLMEQVENTFDLEDVLYASRATVYKIMAKANELLEIFEIEISSSCQFVGKERDIQSFLYGYYYTLYGVNAYPFTDSMKDELVEIIHQLSLITHFLDDDLSNSQQVKLLYRLFVLKVRNHFGHHGEKIVSTCQKKELVQNITEVLNPYFQNLQESEVYELLYFISSENLSPYCQLVQTETIEILNQKVIHSVLTEFQAITSWGVTHEVTKELSLIHNKLLFQKRTNFENSTIQQFSFIKENYQLAETLAYRIVQELLEFEWCTDTVKANYDELAKEYIFLFLSSLPIELLSPKVKIVIDFSFGQSYSRYIQEQVDAFGKLNIESYIGATEEEADIYISDMLKLHSHRHQVIWLSPPTSSDWEKLGDLIVHVKIKKSGKNDEKQTEIINE; from the coding sequence ATGAATAGATACGAGTTAGAAAGTTGCATAAAAGATGTTCAAGCAGATGTGAAAGAATTTGATTTAGCCGATCAGTTCGTGATCGAAACTGGGGTAAAGCCCAAGACTGTAAAATATACACGAAAGACATTTGCGAACATCTCTTGTTTGATTAGCTGTTATGCGAGCCAAAGTAAGTTGACGCCGTTAATCAAGGCAGTACTTATGGAACAAGTGGAAAATACGTTTGATCTAGAAGACGTACTGTATGCTTCGCGGGCAACTGTTTATAAGATTATGGCTAAAGCAAATGAATTATTGGAAATTTTTGAGATAGAAATTTCTAGCAGTTGTCAATTCGTGGGAAAAGAAAGAGATATCCAATCGTTTTTGTATGGCTATTACTACACGCTTTATGGAGTAAATGCGTATCCTTTTACAGATAGTATGAAAGATGAATTGGTCGAAATCATTCATCAACTTTCTTTAATCACTCACTTTCTTGACGATGATCTTTCAAATTCTCAGCAGGTTAAGTTGCTGTATCGTTTGTTTGTTTTAAAGGTCAGAAATCATTTTGGTCATCATGGGGAAAAAATCGTATCAACCTGTCAAAAAAAAGAATTAGTACAAAATATCACAGAAGTATTGAATCCATATTTCCAAAACTTACAAGAATCAGAAGTTTACGAATTATTATACTTCATTAGTAGTGAAAATTTGTCTCCTTATTGTCAACTGGTGCAAACAGAAACAATAGAGATCTTGAACCAGAAAGTTATTCATAGCGTCTTAACTGAATTTCAAGCAATTACCTCTTGGGGTGTCACGCATGAGGTGACTAAGGAACTTTCATTGATTCATAATAAACTGTTGTTTCAGAAGCGGACAAATTTTGAAAATTCAACGATTCAACAATTTTCATTTATCAAAGAAAACTATCAATTAGCAGAAACACTTGCTTACCGAATCGTGCAAGAATTATTAGAATTTGAATGGTGTACGGATACTGTTAAGGCAAATTATGATGAATTAGCAAAAGAATATATATTTCTTTTTTTATCTAGTTTACCTATCGAACTACTTTCGCCTAAAGTAAAAATCGTGATCGATTTTTCCTTTGGTCAAAGTTACAGCCGCTACATTCAAGAACAAGTGGATGCTTTCGGTAAGTTGAATATCGAATCGTATATTGGAGCGACAGAAGAAGAAGCGGATATTTATATTTCAGATATGTTAAAGCTTCATAGTCATCGTCATCAGGTGATTTGGTTATCACCTCCTACATCTTCTGATTGGGAAAAATTGGGCGATTTGATTGTACATGTCAAAATAAAGAAGAGTGGGAAGAATGATGAAAAACAAACCGAAATTATCAATGAATAA
- a CDS encoding DUF916 and DUF3324 domain-containing protein: MKRAKFYLTMFVMVMVMMITNQVVKANEFQFSMTPVLPENQAEDVSYFDLLMTPGQKQTIQVLLDNSTDKVVTVEASVASATTNINGVVEYSPTENKKDKTLKYDLAEYVKMPDEIALQPQSQTSIAIEVTMPSEKFDGVIAGGLTFKQKSSETDTSSTDKKGVSLKNEYSYVEALVLQQTNTKVAPSLTLNDVAPSQVNARNVINANLQNSKMGYLNQMKVDATVTNVDDPNMTFTSVKEMMQMAPNTNFDYPIAISNQGMLDSGNPSKPMKAGTYHLAMDVYGQKDPSGEYVQTEKDQEGKETDIHYVYKWHFEKDFTITAEKAKELNAKDVTVEKDNTWIYFLIGGILLALLAFLLFFILWKRRKKDEEDEEDKISLP, encoded by the coding sequence ATGAAAAGGGCAAAATTTTATTTAACGATGTTCGTAATGGTGATGGTAATGATGATAACTAATCAAGTTGTCAAAGCCAACGAGTTTCAATTTTCAATGACACCAGTCTTACCAGAAAACCAAGCAGAAGATGTTTCTTATTTTGATTTATTGATGACGCCAGGGCAAAAACAAACAATCCAAGTCTTGTTAGATAATTCAACAGATAAAGTAGTTACTGTCGAAGCAAGTGTAGCAAGTGCTACCACCAACATCAATGGGGTGGTCGAATACAGTCCGACTGAAAACAAAAAAGATAAAACATTGAAGTATGATTTGGCAGAGTATGTGAAGATGCCTGATGAAATTGCTTTACAACCGCAGTCACAAACGAGTATTGCAATCGAGGTAACTATGCCTTCTGAAAAATTTGATGGTGTAATTGCGGGCGGTTTGACGTTCAAACAAAAGTCCTCCGAAACAGATACCTCGTCAACAGATAAAAAAGGTGTTTCATTGAAAAATGAATACAGTTATGTCGAAGCGCTTGTGTTGCAACAAACAAACACAAAAGTTGCGCCATCTTTAACGTTAAATGATGTTGCTCCTTCTCAAGTTAATGCTCGTAACGTGATCAATGCCAATCTTCAAAATTCAAAAATGGGCTATTTAAACCAAATGAAAGTGGATGCAACAGTCACCAATGTTGACGATCCAAACATGACGTTCACTTCAGTCAAAGAAATGATGCAAATGGCACCAAATACAAATTTTGATTATCCTATTGCAATCAGTAATCAAGGAATGTTGGATAGTGGTAATCCATCCAAACCGATGAAGGCGGGAACGTACCATTTAGCCATGGATGTGTATGGGCAAAAAGATCCTAGTGGAGAGTATGTCCAAACAGAAAAAGATCAAGAAGGCAAGGAAACGGATATTCATTATGTCTACAAATGGCATTTTGAAAAAGACTTTACTATCACTGCTGAAAAAGCAAAAGAATTAAATGCAAAAGATGTGACGGTCGAAAAGGATAATACTTGGATTTACTTCTTGATTGGTGGCATCCTTCTGGCATTACTTGCGTTTCTTTTGTTCTTTATTCTTTGGAAACGTCGCAAAAAGGACGAAGAAGATGAAGAAGATAAAATTTCCTTGCCGTAA
- a CDS encoding WxL domain-containing protein, with amino-acid sequence MKKVTLYTTAVLASLIVTGIATTASADEVATYDAYGAIKYTPSTNVTDPIDPLNPTQPVTPENPDPTIPVVPGTPGPLSIDFASSFDFGTQEITSEDMVYSAAAQKYKDATGNATTGPNYVQVTDNRGTLAGWSLTVKMGDFASTDSASAGKPGATLDGAKVYLTNATIASASKTPADKVKTITTLDPNVQSDIVMGATDGNGAGTNLVDFGNDSTKDSSVKLEIPGASTKLASSYKATMTWSLSDTPAN; translated from the coding sequence ATGAAAAAAGTAACATTGTATACAACAGCCGTATTAGCGTCATTGATCGTAACAGGTATAGCAACAACTGCATCAGCCGACGAAGTAGCAACTTACGATGCCTATGGAGCAATCAAATATACACCATCTACTAACGTAACTGACCCTATTGATCCATTGAACCCAACACAGCCAGTGACACCAGAAAATCCTGATCCAACTATCCCGGTTGTTCCTGGAACGCCTGGACCATTATCTATCGACTTTGCTTCATCATTTGATTTTGGAACACAAGAAATCACATCAGAAGATATGGTTTATAGTGCAGCAGCACAAAAGTACAAAGATGCTACAGGTAATGCAACTACTGGTCCAAACTATGTCCAAGTGACAGATAATCGTGGGACACTAGCTGGTTGGTCTTTAACTGTTAAAATGGGTGATTTTGCTTCGACAGATTCAGCTTCTGCTGGTAAACCTGGAGCAACTTTAGATGGTGCTAAAGTGTACTTGACTAATGCAACGATTGCTTCAGCATCTAAAACACCTGCGGATAAAGTAAAAACAATCACTACACTAGATCCAAATGTTCAATCAGACATCGTCATGGGTGCGACAGATGGAAATGGTGCTGGTACAAACTTGGTAGACTTTGGTAACGATTCAACAAAAGATTCTTCTGTAAAATTGGAAATTCCAGGTGCTTCAACAAAATTAGCAAGCAGCTACAAAGCAACAATGACTTGGTCATTAAGTGATACACCAGCAAACTAA
- a CDS encoding WxL domain-containing protein, producing MKKFLLASVLSMLLSVTATQMVDAEHHEDLGEYDAVRFQSSKKPTLPVDPTNPEIPVDPMNPDGSKPNPGTGGALSIDFASSLDFGMNQISNKDEYYEAQAQKYFNDPSLITPNFVQVTDNRGTLTGWTLKVKETQQFHTEEDVQYKELTGATLFFLKPELVSNSNSPNPTAYEVLGMVPNQESVITRAEFNQGAGTWITRWGDLTDLSEKKEIIEGKEKTTTFTSAIQLFVPGSTPKDPVSYKTNLVWILSDLPTNK from the coding sequence ATGAAGAAGTTTTTATTGGCAAGCGTACTTTCTATGCTACTTAGTGTTACTGCCACTCAAATGGTTGATGCAGAACATCATGAAGATTTAGGAGAGTATGATGCGGTAAGATTTCAATCATCGAAAAAACCGACACTTCCTGTAGATCCCACCAACCCGGAAATTCCAGTTGATCCCATGAATCCTGACGGTTCTAAGCCTAATCCTGGAACAGGAGGGGCGTTGTCAATTGATTTTGCCAGTAGTTTAGATTTTGGGATGAATCAAATATCCAATAAAGATGAGTATTATGAAGCCCAGGCACAAAAGTATTTTAATGATCCGAGTTTAATCACCCCGAACTTTGTTCAAGTCACAGATAATCGCGGAACATTGACTGGATGGACGCTGAAAGTAAAAGAAACTCAACAGTTTCACACTGAAGAAGATGTCCAATACAAAGAATTAACTGGTGCAACGTTGTTCTTTCTGAAACCAGAACTGGTAAGTAACAGTAACTCTCCAAACCCAACTGCCTATGAAGTATTAGGAATGGTTCCCAATCAAGAAAGTGTAATAACCAGGGCAGAGTTCAATCAAGGAGCTGGGACATGGATCACTCGATGGGGAGATTTAACAGATTTATCCGAAAAAAAAGAAATAATTGAAGGAAAAGAGAAAACGACTACATTCACTTCCGCGATTCAATTGTTTGTTCCTGGATCAACCCCTAAAGATCCAGTGAGCTATAAAACGAATTTGGTCTGGATTCTTTCGGATCTACCAACAAACAAATAA
- a CDS encoding WxL domain-containing protein, whose amino-acid sequence MKKIQKYSLVMLAGVGMISTYGATLVNAAAVGQYDSKSSVEFKQGTTVTPPVDPEDPDPSIPVVPIDPTDPTNPPGPGTGGPLAIDFASSLAFGEQSITSKDETYYAHPQAFDNGNTTENYVQVTDTRGNFAGWTLSVATDAQFHLDTVDPSVTDESSAEVGDYLTGAQLSFSGGHVNTEKGIDSSIYPKEVKTGSYAVSTAETVIVAAAKNQGMGTWTYGLGTPTDYDTTATSADAIATKSPITLSVPGATVKKAGTYTTNLNWTLSDTPAN is encoded by the coding sequence ATGAAAAAAATACAAAAATATTCTTTAGTAATGCTTGCCGGTGTTGGAATGATCTCTACATACGGAGCAACACTTGTCAATGCAGCAGCTGTTGGGCAGTACGATTCAAAGTCTTCGGTTGAATTTAAACAAGGGACAACGGTTACCCCCCCAGTCGATCCAGAAGACCCAGATCCAAGTATTCCGGTCGTACCGATTGATCCAACTGATCCAACAAATCCTCCAGGACCTGGCACGGGCGGGCCACTAGCGATTGACTTTGCTTCCTCGTTAGCGTTTGGTGAACAATCGATTACTTCTAAAGATGAAACTTACTATGCGCATCCTCAAGCATTTGACAATGGAAATACGACTGAAAACTATGTACAGGTAACGGATACCCGTGGGAATTTCGCTGGTTGGACATTATCAGTAGCGACAGATGCACAATTCCATTTAGACACAGTGGACCCAAGTGTGACAGATGAAAGCAGTGCTGAAGTAGGTGACTATTTAACAGGAGCACAATTATCTTTCAGTGGTGGTCATGTGAATACAGAAAAAGGCATAGATTCGTCTATCTATCCTAAAGAAGTAAAAACAGGTTCGTACGCAGTTTCTACCGCAGAAACAGTAATCGTTGCAGCAGCTAAAAACCAAGGGATGGGTACATGGACTTACGGATTGGGTACACCAACAGATTATGATACAACCGCAACAAGTGCAGATGCTATAGCAACAAAATCACCAATCACACTATCTGTACCAGGTGCCACAGTAAAAAAAGCGGGAACTTACACAACGAACCTTAATTGGACACTATCCGATACACCAGCAAACTAA
- a CDS encoding transposase: protein MKKAFQTHYSNRTSEGRDNTIKVITLVAYGYRNFRHRIYLIQGLVFQYQSRTKKNQSKHISTSIDSR, encoded by the coding sequence ATTAAAAAAGCCTTCCAAACACATTATAGTAACAGGACGTCGGAAGGAAGAGACAATACAATCAAAGTCATCACACTTGTAGCTTATGGTTACCGCAATTTTCGTCACCGTATTTACTTGATTCAAGGCTTAGTTTTCCAATATCAATCCAGAACAAAAAAGAATCAATCGAAACACATTTCTACTTCGATTGATTCGCGATGA
- a CDS encoding Eco57I restriction-modification methylase domain-containing protein, whose amino-acid sequence MNLNKKKLNQLINDYNLQHREDVLRFVKKNPENLEINDLSRIAELVNNSRNDTAAYYTDASILDTLKNFLPDIKKKEIHVLEPSVGVGNFLQSIIDKYQHADKLIIEVNDIDSKSIELLKVLNSYRKIPNNVEIVYHNEDFLSPFFISSTTKYDLVIGNPPFLKLNQKNGLQDYAITFNDMTTNNISGFFMQKATAISNYVALILPKYFLNNSDFGETRNRVKPYSIEKVIDFGEKGFKGVLIETIAILVDTTKEPDITLSYSVTKDFYNKQKQSDLTSDEFPSWLLYRNDFFNKIASNMVFSVFKVFRDRQLTNTVLKDSGDVRVLKSRNIARDGSGIISIEGYDKYIDFEELSRFSIGNYYERDDVYLSPNMTYYPRVIKKPKKTVVNGSVAILENISDYSITDKQLEFLNSSTFEEFYKIARNLSTRSLNIDSNSVQFFGLYK is encoded by the coding sequence ATGAATCTAAACAAGAAAAAATTAAACCAACTGATAAACGATTACAACCTTCAGCATAGAGAGGATGTTCTGCGATTTGTAAAAAAAAATCCTGAGAATCTAGAAATAAATGATTTATCAAGGATAGCTGAATTAGTAAATAATTCTAGAAATGACACCGCAGCCTACTATACAGATGCGTCTATTTTGGATACGCTAAAAAATTTTCTTCCAGATATAAAAAAAAAAGAAATACATGTCCTTGAGCCGTCTGTTGGTGTTGGGAATTTTTTGCAGTCAATAATTGATAAATATCAGCATGCAGACAAGCTCATTATTGAAGTAAATGATATTGATTCAAAAAGTATCGAACTATTGAAAGTATTGAACAGTTACAGAAAAATTCCTAATAATGTTGAGATAGTATATCACAATGAAGATTTTTTAAGTCCGTTTTTCATTTCAAGTACAACGAAATATGATTTGGTAATAGGAAATCCTCCATTTTTAAAATTAAATCAAAAAAATGGTTTGCAAGATTACGCAATTACATTTAATGATATGACCACTAATAATATATCTGGTTTTTTTATGCAAAAAGCGACGGCTATTTCTAATTATGTAGCTTTGATTTTGCCAAAATATTTTTTAAATAATTCTGATTTTGGGGAAACTAGAAATAGAGTAAAACCTTACTCTATTGAAAAAGTCATAGATTTCGGGGAAAAGGGCTTTAAAGGGGTTTTGATTGAAACAATAGCAATTTTAGTTGATACAACTAAAGAACCTGATATAACTTTAAGTTATTCTGTAACAAAAGATTTTTATAATAAGCAAAAACAATCAGATTTAACAAGTGATGAATTTCCCAGTTGGTTACTATATAGGAATGATTTTTTTAATAAAATTGCTTCCAACATGGTGTTTTCTGTATTCAAAGTTTTTCGAGATAGGCAGTTAACAAATACTGTACTTAAAGATTCCGGCGATGTTAGAGTTTTAAAAAGTAGAAATATTGCTAGGGATGGTTCAGGAATTATATCAATTGAGGGATACGATAAATATATAGACTTTGAAGAATTATCACGATTTTCAATCGGTAACTACTATGAACGAGATGACGTCTACTTAAGTCCAAATATGACGTATTACCCTCGAGTAATAAAAAAACCTAAGAAGACAGTTGTTAATGGATCAGTAGCTATTTTAGAAAATATATCCGATTACAGTATCACTGATAAGCAGTTAGAATTCCTTAACAGTTCAACTTTTGAAGAATTTTATAAAATTGCCCGCAATTTAAGTACAAGAAGTTTAAATATTGATTCAAATTCCGTTCAATTTTTTGGGCTGTATAAATAA
- a CDS encoding DNA cytosine methyltransferase: protein MNYISLFSSSGIGCFGFKQEGFEGVATSELIERRLNVQRANKKVKYSDGYILGDITKQSVKNKLFFAVDQYKKLENVSDIDVIIFTAPCQGMSVANHKKNDGTIERNSLVVEALEIVKEIKPKFFIAENVRAFMNTKCIDHNVEKKISAAFNDWLGEDYCYESQVINFKDYGANSSRTRTLVIGVRNDLTNLTSPSFLYPTRESTKNLKEVIGHLPSLDKMGEIYPTDIYHNFKRYREDMRSWIHDVKPGHSAFENDELLKRPHRLIDGEIVPNVQKNGDKYTRQRWDAVAPCIHTRNDIMASQNTVHPVDDRVFSIRELMLMMNIPSTFKWSEIPEISLNSMSLSNKEKYLKQNEINIRQSIGEAVPTIIMQKIAKNIKVILNESKQEKIKPTDKRLQPSA, encoded by the coding sequence TTGAATTACATTAGTTTATTTAGCTCGTCAGGTATAGGTTGTTTCGGTTTTAAACAAGAAGGGTTTGAGGGTGTTGCAACATCAGAATTAATTGAAAGACGTTTAAATGTGCAACGAGCAAATAAAAAAGTGAAATATTCTGACGGGTATATACTTGGTGATATTACTAAACAGTCTGTAAAAAATAAATTATTTTTTGCTGTGGACCAGTATAAAAAGTTAGAAAATGTTTCGGATATCGATGTAATAATTTTTACAGCTCCTTGTCAAGGTATGTCCGTTGCAAATCATAAAAAGAATGATGGAACAATTGAGCGAAATTCTTTAGTTGTTGAGGCATTAGAAATAGTTAAAGAAATTAAGCCTAAATTTTTTATTGCTGAAAATGTGCGAGCATTTATGAATACAAAATGTATAGATCATAACGTTGAAAAAAAGATTTCAGCTGCATTTAACGATTGGTTAGGCGAAGATTATTGTTACGAGTCTCAGGTTATAAATTTTAAAGACTATGGTGCTAATAGTAGTCGCACCCGTACTTTAGTTATAGGGGTAAGAAATGATCTTACAAATTTGACTAGTCCTTCTTTCTTATATCCTACAAGGGAAAGTACAAAAAATTTAAAAGAAGTAATTGGGCATCTGCCTAGTCTGGATAAGATGGGAGAAATCTATCCGACAGATATATATCATAATTTTAAAAGATATAGAGAGGACATGCGTTCCTGGATTCACGATGTAAAACCAGGACACTCAGCTTTTGAGAACGATGAACTTTTAAAAAGACCACATCGTCTTATTGATGGTGAAATTGTTCCAAATGTTCAAAAAAATGGTGATAAATATACTCGACAGCGTTGGGATGCAGTAGCACCGTGTATTCATACACGAAATGATATAATGGCTAGCCAAAATACTGTTCATCCAGTTGATGATAGGGTTTTTAGTATTAGGGAATTAATGTTAATGATGAATATTCCAAGTACATTTAAATGGAGTGAAATTCCAGAAATTTCATTAAATAGCATGTCCCTCTCTAATAAAGAGAAATATTTGAAACAGAATGAAATTAATATTCGACAAAGTATTGGCGAGGCAGTACCAACCATAATCATGCAGAAGATAGCAAAAAATATTAAGGTGATATTAAATGAATCTAAACAAGAAAAAATTAAACCAACTGATAAACGATTACAACCTTCAGCATAG